A window of the Lactuca sativa cultivar Salinas chromosome 5, Lsat_Salinas_v11, whole genome shotgun sequence genome harbors these coding sequences:
- the LOC128134125 gene encoding uncharacterized protein LOC128134125 — MKEEFIDHFCLPSKISKLKKAIANFEQEARESLYEAWESQQEVSIFYDGVNVTTRQLLDLQGPLTKKLPPVIEEFSKHSREYHNPRHDVTRGTAYAATEDLSAVMAMLKTMDRRMDKMDQTIHAIRVGCENCNGPHLTRDCDLDENGNKKVQPPMPYPARAIKEKQEEEYQKFLNHIKTLQINIPFIEAVMQMLKYVKFLKELLTNRRKMEEVKKVVLNENYSAAMLNKLPKKKGDPGSLTLPCQFGNLAAIHALADSGASVNLLPYSFFKKLDLLEPRPIRMAIHLANKTVTFPRGICEDLLVKVDKFVFPADFIILDMEADPQVPIILGRPFLNTASSIVDMRDSKLTLRVGEDSITFGVDQAMKYSRNSDDTTFSIDMLEELLEECISEDSSKSGPSGAQERRDDGHNQRKERANSDTNAQYVKECDSCQRMGNISSRNEMPQHSIQVCEVFDVWGIDFMGPFTMSKGNKYILVAVDYVSKWAEAQALPTNDGRVVVWLVYGKQCHLPVELEHKAFWALKRCNFNMEELKSNRLMQMNALEELRNDAYSSSWLYKEKTKMWHDKRIKEKEFHEGQKMLLFNSRLKLFLGKLKSRWDGPFLVKMVFPHGAIELLSRDGTPFKVNGHRVKKYEEGVP, encoded by the exons atgaaagaagaattcattgatCACTTTTGCCTACCTTCCAAGATATCCAAGTTGAAGAAGGCCATTGCTAACTTTGAACAAGAAGCTAGAGAGTCGctatatgaagcatgggagag CCAGCAAgaagtctccatcttctatgatggagtcaatgtcacaaccAGGCAGTTACTAGACTTGCAAGGCCCACTCACAAAGAAGCTGCCCCCggtgattgaagaattctctaaacactctagagaataccacaaccctagacATGATGTCACTAGGGGAACCGCTTATGCAGCTACTGAAGACTTATCCGCGGTCATGGCTATGCTAAAAACCATGGATAGAAGGATggataaaatggatcaaacaatccatgctattcgggtgGGTTGTGAAAACTGCAATGGGCCTCACCTCACTAGAGACTGTGATTTAGACGAGAATGGCAACAAGAAGGTGCAA CCTCCAATGCCATACCCAGCCAGAGCTATAAAAGAGAAGCAGGAAGAGGAGTACCAGAAGTTTCTAAATCATATCAAGACCCTTCAAATTAACATACCCTTCATTGAAGCCGTCATGCAAATGCTCAAATATGTAAAGTTCCTTAAAGAACTTCTCACTAATAGAAGGAAgatggaagaagtgaagaaggtaGTCCTCAATGAAAACTACTCAGCTGCTATGCTAAATAAGCTACCAAAGAAGAAGGGTGACCCGGGGAGTTTGACtttaccttgccaatttggcaacttggcTGCTATTCACGCCTTAGCTGATTCGGGAGCAAGTGTGAACCTATTGCCAtactcattctttaagaagctggATCTCCTGGAGCCAAGGCCAATTCGCATGGCCATTCACTTGGCAAACAAGACAGTCACCTTCCCAAGAGGCATATGTGAAGACTTACTAGTCAAGGTGGACAAATTCGTCTTTCCCGCTGATTTCATCATTCTAGACATGGAGGCGGATCCACAAGttccaatcatccttggaaggCCCTTCCTCAACACAGCAAGTTCTATAGTAGACATGAGGGACTCGAAGCTCACCTTGCGGGTAGGAGAAGATTCAATCACATTTGGGGTAGACCAAGCTATGAAGTACTCAAGGAACAGTGACGACACGACATTCTCAATTGATATGCTTGAAGAATTATTGGAGGAATGTATAAGTGAAGATTCCAGCAAGTCcggtccaagtggtgcccaagaaaggagggatgacggTCATAACCAACGAAAAGAACGAGCTAATTCTGacacgaacg CCCAATATGTCAAAGAATGTGATTCTTGTCAAAGAATGGGAAACATTTCATCTcgaaatgaaatgccacaacatagtatCCAAGTGTGCGAGGTGTTTGATGTGTGGGGAATCGACTTCATGGGACCATTTACCATGTCTAAAGGAAACAAATACATATTAGTGGCGGTGGATTATGTATCCAAATGGGCGGAGGCACAAGCGTTACCAACAAATGACGGTCGGGTGGTGGTGTg gttagtttatggaaagcaatgccATTTGCCGGTGGAGCTAGAGCATAAGGCGTTTTGGGCTTTAAAGAGGTGTAACTTCAACATGGAGGAACTAAAGAGCAACAGGTTGatgcaaatgaatgctcttgagGAGCTGAGGAATGATGCATACTCTAGTTCATGGCTTTATAAAGAGAAGACCAAGATGTGGCATGACAAAAGGATTAAAGAAAAAGAATTTCATGAAGGCCAAAAAATGTTGCTTTTTAATTCACGACTAAAGCTTTTCTTGGGAAAACTCAAGTCAAGATGGGATGGTCCTTTTCTGGTGAAGATGGTGTTTCCACATGGTGCTATAGAGCTGTTGTCAAGAGATGGAACACCTTTCAAGGTCAATGGCCATAGGGTCAAAAAGTATGAAGAAGGAGTCCCCTAG